CTAGCAGGTGGTGTTACGGCCCTGAAGGACTCTGGGAGCTGATCAATACCCCAGCACTGACAGAGAatttcccagcagcagcctggagacACACTCGGCAGCTCTCCCAGGACAACAGATGCAAGCCCATGACCCGATGCTGAGGATTTCAAAATGGTCAGGGCAGTCCCATACCAACAGGCTTCCTAACCCCTGAGCATCTTCCCAGGATCTGAGCAGAAGGCTCCCGTCCTTCCCAAGCTGAGAACTATCCCTAACGCCAGCTGAGCACTAtcctttgtttttcccttctccagcagTGATTTCCCACTCTCACTCCACAACAACGTGAAGCCTCCACACAGTTCATTTATACTGTGCAAactgctgcttcctccatgAGCAGCCACTGGCAGGTCTCCATGGTGGGTGTCACCACCTTCGgttacagatggggaaactgagacaCTTGACAGAGCAACactggggcaggaggcctgGCAGGaacccaccagcacagctctgtcctAAACTTGTTTTCAATCCTCTGAACTATTTGGGCTTGGTCTGCAAACCTGCTCAGGGGGATCcgtggccagggcagccccaaaGCTCCTGCAGGTGGGAACTATTTTTCCTATGGCCTCCTCCAAAGAACCCTTCTCAAAGGCAAACCTGGCTCCAGAGTGCCTGCAGGGGACGAGCTGTCAAAGCCGCAATCAGGCACGGGTTAGCCCTGTGCCCGCAGGTAGACCCGTGTGATGCCACCTTGCTGGGGTCAAACCGCCTCCCAAGAAAGCAGAGGGGACCCCACAGCCTGTGCAGAGGACCCAGGTCCAGCCCACACGCAGAGGTTGCTGTGCGGCAGGTTCTTGGGCACGGCGTGCAGGGTGAGGCCAGAGCCGGCCTCCTGGGCTGTCCCCCCAACCCCTCGAGGCCACCCGCCAAACCTCCGACTCCTACCCTGGGCAGGGCCGTGGCTCCTTTAAATCCTGCGCGGCCCCAGCCCCACCCGCCGGCCTCTTCccccttctatttttttatgaaTGAAAAACGTTCTCGCCGGAGTCATGCAAATCACTTTGCGCCCATTGGCCGTCTCCACCCCCGCCCACCCGGCCTGCCTCAATGGTGCTCGGCGGAGCGGCGCACGGGCGGGCACGCAGCGGCACCGCAGCCAATCCGACGGCGCGGGCAGCCGAACGGCGGCTCCCCATTGGCGGGCGCCGAGGGTAAACAagcgcgcggggcggggcgcggcggagGCcgctggctgggggctgtgggccggagcagagcagcagcgcGGTGCCCGGGCGCGGAGCAGCGCCTTACCCGGCCCCGGCTTCGGCggagccccgcggcggcggAGCCCGCGGCGCCCCGGCCGGGTACGGCAGGGCCTGGCATAGCGGGGCCCGGCGGcagggcccggcggcggggcgcggccgcAGCCGCAGCCAGGGGCGGGGGCGGTGTTTATGAATGGCGCGGGCCGCGCGGTGTGAatggcggggggggtggggtgggggaggggggggcgcgcgagggggaggggaggggggcggaGTTTATGAATGGGGCGCGCGGGGCGGCGTGGGAACGGGGCTGGCTGCGGCGCGGCCCTGCAGCGCAGAGCACcggcaggggcggggggagcgAGGCGAAGCGTGCGTGgtgccggccccggccccgctcccccggcgCGTGATGTCACGGCCGTTTCTATAGAAATTGGGTGACATCACGAGCCGGGGGGCTGCGACCCGCCACGGCAGGAGTGGGCCGGCTCCCCGGGGAGGCGCGGCGGCCCCGCACCCGCACCGAGCCAGCCCCGGGGGCGGCAGGGGCCGGGGCCCGATCCTGACCCCCATCTCCCCGCCAGCCGCGCACCTGCCGGGACCCGGGCCGGACCCCTCTTCCCGGGCCGGCGTCGATGCTGAGCGGGCCGGGGGCACTGCCCGCCTTCCCCGCACCATGGACGGCTTCTACGACCAGCAGGTTCCCTTTATGGGCCCCGGGGTAAGTTTGCTCTGtgctccccccccgcccccaccctgTTGGGCACCCCCCACCCATCCCCCAGCTGTGGGgacacccccatccccatccccggAGGCTGCCACCCTCAcgggctgctgtgccctgcccgTTGCAGAAGGCCTGCACAGAGGAGGGCCGAGGCCGGCCGGGGTCCGATAGGAAAAGGAAATTCTTGGAGACTGACCTGGCCCACGACTCCGAAGGTAAGGCAGGGCTGGCCCGAGTGGCTGTGGCCTCGCTGCGACCCTGTGAGACTGCTCTTCTTCTGTTTATCAGTTTAGAAATAACCCTGCGAATAATGGCAGTGTTATTTATTCTTCCATGGAGCGCATAAGTCTTTCACTCTGTTCCAGAGCTCTTCCAGGATCTCAGCCAGCTTCAAGAGGCCTGGCTAGCTGAAGGCAAGTCTTCACCTCTGCCTTTTGCCATGTAAAATGGCTCtgtgagcatttttttttgagaacagAAAATGCCATAAACCcacttattttgtttgtttttttcttttttagctcaGGTCCCTGATGATGAACAATTTGTCCCAGATTTCCAGTCTGACAACTGTAAGtgattgttttgggttttcGTTCTCTAGGGCAGGGGAAATGTTTGGGTGCCTGTGCAAAACCTTGAGCTGAGTTTGGAGCTGCTTCCTTGGGAAAGCAGTTGTTGCTGGGGCTGAAACCATGAAATCGCAGACTTTTGGGAGAAAGCACGTGTGGTTCGGGTTCATCGAGATGAAACTTGCAATGCCCTGTCTTTTGTAAGTGGGGAAAATCATAGCCAAATGCATGGAAATTCTCTAACTGATCTCTGGGCTCCTCTGAGACTCGCTGCTTGTTCATAGTAATGTTGATTTGCTTATAAatgctccttttccttttcaagtgGAAGCGAGAGCCCGTGCTGGGCTCCTTGGTTAGCCACAATCTCTGCAGTTTCTGGAGCTTTTTACAGTCCAGGCCCAGCGCTGTTGGCAAGAGCGGACCTGAGTGGTGAAACTTGAGCCGCTTTAAGCAGCATTAATCACTGGCAAGGCAGCGTGTTTAAAAGGAGGCCAGTGAAAATGCAGTCCCTCTTGAGTTGCATAAGAGCGAGAGTTGGTTCTGCGCCGCGGTCCATTGCAGGATGTGTTAgtgagggcaggggctggtgaATGGCGCGTGGTGCTCATGCTCTGGGGCACTGAGGGCTTGGTTGGAGGACAAGGGGGGACGGGGGAGGCATTCAGGATGTTTTAAGTCGTTACCTGGCAAACAGAAGTAGTAGCTTGGTGTTGGTGgctgggttttgctgctgaGCCAGACAGCTACAGGACTTAAGGTAAATCAAATTTAGCCTGCAGTCGAACAGATTTTTCATTCCAGCTTTGTCACAGCATGCAGCAGGGTATCTTCTCCTACAGTAAATGCATGTTAATTATTGCTCTTTGATTACTTGAGTGGGAAGCTTGCCATTAAACTGTTCCAGACAGCCCAAGTTTCAGATGCGCTTTTTTCCTTGTCTCCCCTGAGATAAAAGGCGAGCCCAGAGTCAGAAACGCAACTGGCTGTTGACATCCTAGCGCAGCCCAGCAGCTCTCGCTTGGAGCGGTAAAAACTGCAGCATGTGTGGGAGGGTGGCTCTTAGAGCTAAAGCTGTTTCCAGCGCCTTTTGGCAGTCTCTTGTTTCCTTGTAACCTGAAGAGCTCAGAGAGAAGAGACAAACTTTTCTGGGTGATCCAGGAAAAGggcagggggtgtggggggcggggggagcatTTGGTTTAGACTCTTAAAATGTTCTCCTGACTTGCTCAGCCTCTGCAAACCTGGCATTGAAACAACTTTGTCACTTGAAAGGAGATCTCCCTGCATGACACCCTGCTGTAATAACCTTCCTTAACTTTccaggggaaagaaaggaaaggtttcccttgctgctgtggaaggggctgtgccagctgggGTGGGGCTCAGACTGCGgtgaggggagcagggagcccGGCTCTTCCATACCAGCACGGGAGAGAGTCTAGCTTACAGCTTTCTGACCCAATCTTCTCATTTCCCTCTGGTCCCGAACCATGTGTGGTGTAAGAAGAGAGGGATGAATCTGGCACAGCCTCCCCCCTGCACCTGCCTTTGGCTAGCAGGGACATGCTTCTttcctgggctgggggggccacATCGGGGTTCAGTGTCCGTTAGCTCCCACGGGGAGGTAAATCCTTCGCAGGTCCATATGGATGTTTGCAGGCATGCGTTGGACCATTCCTGCAGTTGTGTAGCTCTGTGCCCTTTCCCtgaggaagctgctgctttcttttattcCAGGCAAACCAGCTCTATCTCCTGCCCCGTGGTCCTGGCATACCCAGGGCCAAgcttcctcagcacagcagcaaaaaggGACAGATCAGGCTCAGTTTTGACCCTGTTGTCATGGGGAATGCTGCCATGTTGAGTGTTGGAGATGCTCGGGAACACAGCATCATTCTTACCTTGCTAAAAAACCCTCATTGCATGGCAGCTGCCCGCAGCTCAGTTGCTGCCTGCTCACTGTGCCCGATTCTGTAGCTGAGGTCCCTGGCAGACGTGGGCTTAAAGTTGGGGCTTGGCAGCAAAATGCTGTAACACACCAGAGTGCGGTGGGTCGTGGTGTTGGGGAGGAAGTCCCGCTGGAGGGATGGAGAAAGCAGGGCTTCTCTGAATAAGGGATGTGTTGTTCTCTGCACCCTGGACCGAGCTGCAAGAGCACCAGATTTGGCGCTTATAAGCTACCCGAAGAAGTGGCAGGTCCTCTTGGGAAGGTGAGGAGGCTGCGGGTGACTCCTGCAGAGCTCACCCTGCTGCCCAGCGTGCCATGTTGCTTGGCCGGGCATAGGTGTGGGTTTGCCTGTGGTGCTGTCCTAGGGGAGAGGGTATATGTACAAAGTTGTATCTTGATCCGTTGTTTAAATGACTGGGAAGCGATGGGGAGATCAAGTGCTGTGAGAGGCTTTGCCTTTTGCAGGGGTTTGCTCCCAGGGGACTTGTGGCCCCCTGCACAGGTGGCGTGTGGCTAAAGCCATGGGCAGTGCACGAGTGGGGTTTCTTGCACGCCAAAATGAGAGCAGGAGGTTTGTTTCTAAGGAAGGTTTGTTTaaacaaaggaaagcaagagccTGGCTTCTATTTCTGGCTCTTCTCCTGGTGTGACCTTGGGTGCGTCCTGTAATGCTGGGGGATGGAGGGGCAGGCGCGGAGCTCAGCTCCCAGGTGATGGCTTGAGCGGGTGCCAAGGTCCCCAGCCAGTAGCTGGGCTTGAAATGGTGGTTGGGTTGCCTTCCCCATGGCTTGGGCAGCGGGTGCCGCTGGCAAAGCCAGCTTCTTCCAGGCTTGGCTTCTGAAGAGGGAGCAacctgccctgtcccccaccaAGGATTCACTCGCAATTCAAGGCCCTGAATGGCTTTGAGGTGTCACGTTTCCCATGGGAGACCTCTTGGCTGAAGATGGATGCTTTGGGCATCTCCACCTTGGCTGGTGGTATGGCACTGAGGGTGTATGCCTGAACAGCACACCACCTCCCCCCCATCTTCCCCTCCCAGTTATGCTGCCTTGGTTGCCAAGCACACATGGCTGGTCCCCTTGCCTGGTCTCCCCAGGGCCCTTCTGTCCCTGGGCGCTAAAGCAGCCCAGAGAGGGGTTGTTGGGCACCATCAGTTGCTCTTGCTGCTCCTGTGGCTCAGTCCTGGTGTGGGTGTGCCGAGGCGTGTTCTCTGGCCCCGTCTATAGTTAAGCTGTTCCCCTGCCTATttgtacatatttattttttttttagcctttaaTTATGGTGCTGAGCACAGGACCGGAAAGGTTAAAAGTGCTTGTGCACCCAGTGTGCCTTAGAGGCACTGGGTGTTGAGGCAGGGCATCTCCTTCCCCAGGAACCctcctgccaccttccccgctctccctgcctggctgctcgcTGCTGGGGTCCCAagccagctccttcctccccagagCCACCGGCCTCTGTGCCCCCTTGGCTCCCGCCACCGGGCGCTCTGGCCCACGAGCTTGGCGGCGTGAGCGCATCTTGCCCAGCAGCGCCGGCCAGCCCCGTGGTGTTTGTGTAAGGAATCCAAACGTTGCACTAAGTCTGGGCTTGGCCAGCTGGTCTCAGTTAGGATCTTAAGGcttgtttcccttttcttgaATGGCAGCTCTAAGCTCTGGGgaatttccccccccccccccgcccccagccacATGAATGGAGCGCTCCAAACTGTTTGTGAATGGAGGGTGGTGCCCGCTcggagacttttttttttctttctttttttttttttttccaatgaataACCAGACCCCATTGTACGACTGGCGGAAAAACAACCCGCTCCAACAACACGGAGCCTGTTAGGGAGAAACATGCTCGCGATAGGCAGCTGGAACCCTTCCAAAGCCAGTTCCCCTTTGCTTTCCCGTGGCTCGTGGGGCGCCCGGGCTTTGCCGCCGCTGCGCCGGCCCCCCGTTAAGGCTAGAAATGCTGAGAGTGGCACAACCTCGCcgtggggggaaggaggagggggataAATCCGGCTTGGGAGCGGGTGGAAGGCGTGtgaggggctgtgctggctcagCGCTGGGCTTTGTGTTTCAGATCTTCCGGGGGGGGTATGCCCTTGGTACCAGCTGTGCTGGGCCCttgccgggggtggggggtggggaaggggcacTGGTAGAGAGGGGAGTCAGCAGCTCTTTAAAGGTTTTGACAAATTAGGGGAGCAGCTAATTACCTGGCAAGCTGTGAACAGTTGTCCTGGAGCTATTTGCTCCTCTCCACTGTGTTTAGGCTTTGCATGAAGCTAATATTCCACTTCCGATTAGTCTTGGCTCTCCTCTGCAGGCACTATTTAGGTAAAGATCTTTGAGGCGCTTTCCCTTTCCTAGAGCACctgcttttagaaattaattaggTTAAGTATATATTACTAGGTTTAGAATTATATATAGTGAGTGGGcttgcagggggctgggaagagTTTGGTTTTAGTGGGACCTTTGGCACTTGAACTCATACGATTGTGAGACCCTGGGACTGGGTCCTCTTGGATTACTTTGGCTGGGGGAAGGTGGATCCCATCTAGCTGCTTGCTGACTCTCTGGCCAGCTAATCGGGAACTGGGTATGTTCCTGTGAGGGCGAGTGGGTCACTGTGTCCTGCTTGCAAGCTCTCAGAGCTCCAGGCTGTCAAGACCCCTCGTTCCTCTGCCTGTGATGCCTGGGCTCATCTCACCTCATTGAGGGGCTTTTGGCCCAGCCTGGGCATGTGTCTCATCCATGGCTGTTGTCAAGCTGCCTGTTCCCCTCTTGGATCCCAGTGGGAAACATCTCCCCCTCCGTGAGCAATGTCTTGGGCCAGTGGgactgtcccagccctgcccagccctgcagaagtCACCCTGCCACTCCAGCTTGTCCACCAGCATGTCAGGGTCTGCTTGGGCACCATCCTGCCATGGGTTGGTTGCCTGATGTTCCCAGGGGGGTAATTCAGCACCTGATTCCGAAGCCAAGAGCACCCAAGCACACCAAGCTCCCCAGGGGTCagcacccccccacacacacctcctGTGTGGGTGAGCCTGTATGCTCCTCTGTCTTGTTGCAGTGGTCCTGCATGCTCCACCTCCGGCAAAGATCAAGCGGGAGCTGCACAGCCCTTCCTCGGAGCTGTCGTCCTGCAGCCACGAGCAGGCCCTCTGTGCTGGCTATGGGGACAAGTGCCTCTACAACTGCTGGTAGGTAGCATGGGAgtggctgctgccttcagaCCCCTTGGGTTGCAGTGTGGGGACTAGTCTTGCTTGTCTGTCGCTCTGCCACACAGAGATGTCCTTGGTAGCGTCACCATCAGCCCCCGGCCCCTTTTCCCTCCACAGTGCCTATGACAGGAAGCCCCCTGCCGGGTTCAAGCCATTAACACCGCCCGCCACGCCAGTGTCTCCTGCGCACCAGGGATCGGCCCTGCCGCCGCCGGCctcagctgtgcaggcagctgcccatgGGGTGGCGGCGGCCCCTGCCCCGCACCcgctgcaggagcagaggcagcagaccTTCGCCGTGCCACGGCCGCCTCACCCACCCATGCACATGCCAAAGATGATGTCTGAAAACCAATACCCCACCGAGCACAGGTAAGGCTTCCCCTGCCCAAGCGAGCACTGGTGACTTGCGGGTGTTTATGGAGACTTTCGCCCTCTTGAAATGGATAGGTGGCCTCAgcatggggaaggaggagggatgtCCGTCCCTTTGTCCCCATGCTGCGGTTGCAGACTTTGGGCCAGGCATTGCTGCCTGGGATCCCCTGTAAACCAGTGTGGCAAAATTTCTGCTTCCCACTGAGATCTCATGGCTTTTTCCCCCCATAAGGCGGCTGCCTCCTAATGCGGACCCGTtcttcccagccccagggacaccAGGCAGAACCTTTGCCTCCACCTTGAGAAAGGCGAGGGAGGCAGAGGCTGCCGCCTGCATCCATCCCTGTGGCAACGGGTGATGGTGCTGAGTCAGGTCTCCTGCTCTTTTCTCTtccacctgctgcagctctgccatccaagctgagccctgctgggctggggagctgcaagCATCCCTGTCCTGCCCCCGAGCACCCTTGGGCTGAGGGTTGCTCCTTGGCTCCTCTGTGCATCACATGACATCCCTGTGATTTTTGGGGCTGTGGAGGGAGAGaccctgctccctgcttcctctCAAAGTTGTGGTTTCATCTCCCATCACCCCTGTGTCCCTAGAGGCTTTGCCGGTCCTCTCCCTCACCCCAGGCTTGCCCATGTTATCCGTAGGTGGCATGGCACAGGTTGCAGTCGACCTCCAGCTTTGCTTGTGGCCTCCTGGATTCCCTTTGTGGTGACGGCTGCCTGTGTGTCCCCTATGGGCACGGGGCCGGACGTGGCAGCCCAACAAAGCCATACAGCTGGGCCGTGGAATCTCTTGTGATGTGCCCGCAGTGGGCAAGCATCCCtccccagcaaagcagggcACTGCTCCAGGCAACCTTCAAGCTATGTGGGGGGCTGGCCGTGACCCCTTGGGAAGCGCCATGCCAGCGTGGGGCTTGGGTTTCACTCAGGAAGGGCAGAGGGACACGGCTCGGAAATGGAGTAATCCCAGCCCGGCAGCTGGGAGGGCTCCAGTTACAAAGCCAAATGGTGTATGGCTCGCTGAGAGGAGCCAGGTGCGGAGATCAGAGATCGCCTTTCAAGGTGCTGGAGGACGAGGGGATGCGGCAGCACCCCCTCGAGATAGTCCTTTGTCCACTGCCACCAGCAGAGACCATGCTGGGACTCAAGCCGGTGGTGGCAGCACCCCAGAGCCAAAAATAGTGCTCCCTGCCACAGAGTTCAAGGTTTAATCCCAGCTGCACAGGCGGATTAGTGGCCGGCTGGAGCTGCGGAGCAGATTTGGTTTGCGTAAGCGCCTGCCTGGGTGCATCATTCCCCAggccccacagctctgcccaccaCACCGGGGGGAGATTTTACAGGTTTACAGAGATATtactgtcgtgggctggggtTTGTATCCTGTTCCCACTCCTATCCAGATATCCCCACTGCAGCACCACGCTGCCATCACCTGAGGTGCACAGCACTTTACCGTGGTGACCCACGTGCTGTCCTGCTTCTCTGGCAGGGGGTCTCCAGTGCTTGGAGGGGGCCAGGGCTCTCTTGCAGCCCACTCGGTCCCCATGGGACAACTCCTCGTGGTGGTCATGCTCCTGAGGAACTGTCCTAGCCTGCTGCGGGTGGGACACAATGCCACCCAAAACCACCCTGGGCTGAGGGCACCGAATGAGCATCAGGGTCCTGGTCTGGGGTGGCAGCATGCTGGCAGGGCTGACCTCACCACCCCTTGCTCATGCTGtgtccctcttccctccaggtTTCAGAGGCAGCTGTCTGAGCCCTGCCACCCCTTCCCACCACAGTCTGGGGTCCCAGGGGACAGCCGCCCCGTCTACCACCGGCAGCTGTCAGAGCCCCttggccctgctgccccctgcccccctcagGGATTCAAGCAGGAGTACCATGATCCGCTCTATGAGCACGGTGGCCCCGGCCTGCCTGGCCCCCCTGGCCACGGCTTCCAGCCCCCTGTGGGCATCAAGCAGGAGCCCCGGGACTACTGCATTGACTCAGGTGGGTACgagctggggggcagctggaTGCCCGGGGGCGGTGCGGGTTACATCAGCAGCAGCCGGGGTAGCAGGGCCATCTCTGCCATCTGCAGCTCACAGACAGCGTGGCAGGCACAGGGTTGAGCCTCGGGCAGCAGGTGCCGCATCACCCCAGGGCTTCTGCAGcgccaggctgctgcttctcctggttTCACTGccccccttcctttttcaaAGCAGGAGGGATAGAGCAGGCATTCACCAGATGCTGCGTGGCGTGGTCTGTGCCATAGCCGCAGGCTGGGGTGCCCTGCAGTACCCGGCGGGTCCCCCTGGAGCCCTGGCCTGGAACCAGCTGTGATTTCTGGCTGCTGGACCCCACCAGCATCACGGAAAAATCCTCTAATCGCCTTAGGACCTAAAAATACCCTGACCTCGGGATGGAGGGTGGCACAGCTGAGCAGATGGCAGGGGAGGCGCAGCGATGCCTCCCTTTCTGGAGGGCCAGAATAACATAGTGAAAACCTGAGCTGACTTACACCTTTCTGCCAGTGCTCATTCCAGTGCTTCTGCCCTCCCAAATTTGTACTGGTTTTCCCCAAAACTTAGGGGgtaggggctgggggtgggtgtggTAGTTCAGGGGGAGATGCCTGGACTTGGCTGTAGGATGTGCTGAGGGATGGGAAGATGCTGCTGAGTGCTTGTTGGGACCCACAGGATGCATGTCCTTAATGCCACCTTCATGTCCCTCACAGAAGTGCCTAACTGTCAGTCCTCGTACCTGCGAGGGGGTGTCTTCCCCAGCAGCCATGACGGTGAGTGTGCCCCAGCCTCCTCCCGCTCATGGGCATCCCTGGtgtgtcccatcccatccctctCTCAGGGTAGGCAGACCCCCCTCgtggctggcagagctgctgggcaccCTGAAAACGTCTGTGAGGGCCCACACGCGAGCAGCACCCGCGCTGCTGCTAAAAATAGGGCCTGTGCCATGCAGCCACCGGCCCCCGCGAGTGTGCAGCACTGCGTTGCATAAGCTGGGACAACATGGCCAATGTAGCTGCTGAGAGTTTTGGTTCCCCCATCTCCCCAGGGTGAGAGGGTGCCAGAGCTGCATGGCATTCACCTGGCAAGCCAGTGCAATGCCACTGAGATAGCTGGGGATGAGTCTGCTCATGGCACTGGGGGATGGGGTCCTGGTGCTGGACTGGGCCGAGCCAGGGTTTTTCTGGGGTCTGGCTGGGGTGGTGGAGGGGCCCTGTGCTCACAAAAAATCTTCTTCCTCCCTAGGATTTTCATATGAAAAGGACACACGATTGTATTTTGATGACACATGCGTGGTACCAGAGAGGCTGGAGGGTAAGAATTCACCCCCAGAGGAGGCCTGGGGGGTGACCAGGGCTCATGGAAGGGAGGtctggggccaggctctgcagcagttGGCTTTTAAGGCCATGCTGTGCTGGCATGCTGCTCTTGAGAGCTGCAGGGCATTGTCCCATGTAGCTGCTTGGCATCACtctccagccctgtccctgccacccaccctgTGCCTTGCCTGCATGCAGCACCATCCCTACCACCCCTCCACTCTCCAGCCCTGTGGCCTGATTCTGCACGGGGGCGTCCCACACAGGGGTGAACCCAATATTGCCGTCCATGTCCCCTGATGGATGGCACAGCCtgggagaggggcagagccAGGGCGATTAGTCAGCTGTGTCTCGGTGCGGGCAGGTAAAGTGAAGCAGGAGCCCACCCTGTACCGCGAGGGCCCTCCATACCAGCGGCGTGGATCCTTGCAACTCTGGCAGTTTCTGGTCACCCTCCTGGACGACCCCGCCAATGCCCACTTCATCGCCTGGACTGGCCGGGGCATGGAGTTCAAGCTGATCGAGCCTGAAGAGGTACAGGGGCATCTGgcgtgctggggctggggctgcagccctggagTGGCTGGGGGTGAGCCTGGGGCGCAGGGTGCGGGAAGACCCTTCCCACACAACACAGCAGCTCATGCTCATTTGAAGTGAGACACAGGGGCAGCTTTTGAAGGCAAAAGGGAAAAGCCAGCCACTCATCCACGCTCAGCAGCTGTATAAATTTGCCTTTAAtctcctctgctgcctcttggcaCGACACGTGCTTTGCTTCTGGAGGTGTCGGGGGCCACCGGCCTCTGTATGCCTCGGATGTCTTGCTGAGACCTGCTGCTCAGCCGTGGCTGTGTCCCTCCCAGACGGCTCCGATCCTTTGCCCTGGGTCCCTGGTGGCAGCTCTGTGCCGGCGCGGTGCTGTGCCCgagccctgcagctctgcaggaggcTGACACAGAGGAAGGAGCTGTTTGGGCAGTAATTGAAAGCAGCTGTAGTGCTGAGCTGCGCATTGTGGGTAATTACCCATAATATCTCTTATGCAGTGCATGGAAATTGTGGTTTTTTGAAGTGTCTTTTTTGGCAGGCTCCCCTAATCAAATGTCTTTTGATTCATCCCCCGGTTTGGCAGCGGCAGCATTGTGGCAGCCAGCGCTTGGAGCTGGAGCTTTGTCACAGCAGGCGGGGAACTGCTCTGGGACTGTGGTGACATTTTCACCTCTGtctgctccagcccccagaAACA
This genomic stretch from Falco biarmicus isolate bFalBia1 chromosome 13, bFalBia1.pri, whole genome shotgun sequence harbors:
- the ETV5 gene encoding ETS translocation variant 5, with product MDGFYDQQVPFMGPGKACTEEGRGRPGSDRKRKFLETDLAHDSEELFQDLSQLQEAWLAEAQVPDDEQFVPDFQSDNLVLHAPPPAKIKRELHSPSSELSSCSHEQALCAGYGDKCLYNCCAYDRKPPAGFKPLTPPATPVSPAHQGSALPPPASAVQAAAHGVAAAPAPHPLQEQRQQTFAVPRPPHPPMHMPKMMSENQYPTEHRFQRQLSEPCHPFPPQSGVPGDSRPVYHRQLSEPLGPAAPCPPQGFKQEYHDPLYEHGGPGLPGPPGHGFQPPVGIKQEPRDYCIDSEVPNCQSSYLRGGVFPSSHDGFSYEKDTRLYFDDTCVVPERLEGKVKQEPTLYREGPPYQRRGSLQLWQFLVTLLDDPANAHFIAWTGRGMEFKLIEPEEVARRWGIQKNRPAMNYDKLSRSLRYYYEKGIMQKVAGERYVYKFVCDPDALFSMAYPDNQRPFLKTEPDCPVPEEETVPLTHFEDSPAYLLEMDPCSSLPYAEGFAY